TGTAGAAGAAGTAGGCGCACCTGAGGCCGCTCCCACCGAGGCTTCATTCAGCGTAGCGATGTGTATACTAACTTCATCTCAGGCACAACCTGTCGCAAAGGCGCGCGCTCTGTTTGAATATACTAGGCAAACAGACGAGGAGCTTTCCTTCCCCGAAGATGCTGTCCTCGACGTCTACGACACATCGGACCCTGACTGGATTCTGGTCGGTCTAGATGACGATTATGGCTTCGTACCTGCCAATTACATTGAAGTTGGCGAAGCAGAGGATACTGCGGCTCAACCTTCGCCGCCTCCAACGTTACCGTCACGCACAAGTTCTGCTTCTGCTGTCACGGAAAGCTATTCGGAGAGGCCGGAGTCTGCCTACACACCAACCAACTCTAACGATAACAATCCCGCGGCGGCTCTGGCAGGTGTAATGGCGGGTCGTTCCGTCCCTCCACCGCGCGCTGCTACTCCCCCAATGTCACCGCAGTCCCCAGCATCAGAGCCATCGGATGAGGAGCCGGTTAGAAGCCCGGCTCTGCCCGCCCGTCCAATTTCACAGGTCGCACCGGCACCCGCACGTATCCAATCTCAAAGATCGATTGACACCCGTCTGTATGACCAGGAACCCGAAGTCGAAGAACCACCTTATCGTGCGCCTGGTGGATTCCACATGTACAATATCAACGAGATGGTATCCGTGATGGGCAAGCGGAAAAAGATGCCCACCACTCTAGGTATCAATCTAGCAACTGGGAACATATTGATTGCCCCGGAGCGTGCCCAGGATGGTCCCTCACAAGAGTGGACAGCGGAGAAGATGACCCATTACTCTCGCGAGGGTAAGCACGTGTTCTTGGAACTTGTCAGGCCGAGCAAAAGCGTAGATTTCCATGCTGGAGCCAAAGATACAGCTGAAGAGATTGTGGGCGCTCTAGGCGAACTAGCCGGTGCCGTCAGAGCAGAGGGACTCCGAGAGGTTATTCTTGCCGGCTCAGGAAAGGCACAGAAGAAAGGTCAAGTGCTTTACGATTTTATGGCTCAAGGCGACGACGAGGTCACTGTTGCCGTTGGTGACGATGTCATCATAATCGACGACACCAAGAGCGAAGAATGGTGGCAGGTTCGGCGTGTTAAAAACGGCAAGGAGGGCGTCGTCCCGAGTAGTTATATCGAGGTCACAGGCTCCATCGCCCCACCCGCCAGCAACACCGGATTGAACGCGGCGAAGTCAACCGTCGAACAGAACCGCTTGGAAGAGATCAGGTTGACAAAGGAGGCTGTCAAAGCGGCTCAGAGGGACAGCTCACAGCAGGTAGGGCCAGGAATGCCTCTACCAAAGCGAGGCAGCAGTCTTATGGCAAGAGAAAATGGTAATAACTATGGGCAGCGGAGCAAACGCGAAAACGGACGTGGCGAAGGCGGCAGTCAAGGCCGATCCGGCAAATCTAGTAAGCAATGACCCTCAGCCTTAGGTTCTGGTGTACACTCTGTACTAACACTATTGTTACAGAGCCGGATCCCGCCAAAGTGCGGACGTGGACGGACCGATCGAAGTCTTTCAGCGTCGACGCACAGTTCCTCGGACTCAAGGACGGCAAGATTAATCTGCATAAGATGAATGGCGTCAAGATTGCAGTTCCTGTGGCAAAAATGTCAGTGGAGGACCTCGAATACGTCGAACGTGCTACGGGCATTTCACTGGACGAAGACAAGCCATTGTCGAATGTCAAGAAAGCCAGGGCCTCACAAGCCAGAAACTCGCCGCCTGCCGGAATCGGCGCCTCAGTTGGACAATCGCAGAAGCCCGAGTACGATTGGTTCCAGTTCTTCCTCACTTGCGATGTTGCCGTAGGCTTGTGCGAGCGATATGCACAGGCCTTCGCCAAGGACTCGATGGATGAAAGTGTACTTCCAGACGTTGACGCCTCGGTGCTTCGTAATCTGGGTCTTCGCGAAGGAGATATACTAAAAGTTATGCGTACACTGGACCAGAAGTTTGGCCGAGTGAAGAACGGCGCTGACAAGGCAAATGGAGAAGGCGACGGGGCTTCTGGAGGTCTCTTCTCTGGTCCTGGCGGGGCTCTCCGGAACAACACCAGAAAAGGCAGACCGGCACCCGCAGTGCAAACGAGTGATGTCGTGGACCCCAAGGCATTCACTGCAAAGGGGTCCAGCCCGAGCGAAGACACCGACTCCAAGTCGCCTGCCTCTGCTTCAACAGCGACGGCCAAGACGATTAGTGGTTTTGATGATGATGCATGGGATGTGAAGCCCGCAAAGCAACCCCAAGAGCCCCCTCGCCCTGCCGCAGCTCCTACTCCGGCTTCAACTCAACCA
The Colletotrichum lupini chromosome 6, complete sequence DNA segment above includes these coding regions:
- a CDS encoding SH3 domain-containing protein codes for the protein MGFLGVYKAVYDYLPQAEGELAINDGDILYVLEKNAEDDWWKAKKKASADDEEEPEGLVPNNYVEEVGAPEAAPTEASFSVAMCILTSSQAQPVAKARALFEYTRQTDEELSFPEDAVLDVYDTSDPDWILVGLDDDYGFVPANYIEVGEAEDTAAQPSPPPTLPSRTSSASAVTESYSERPESAYTPTNSNDNNPAAALAGVMAGRSVPPPRAATPPMSPQSPASEPSDEEPVRSPALPARPISQVAPAPARIQSQRSIDTRLYDQEPEVEEPPYRAPGGFHMYNINEMVSVMGKRKKMPTTLGINLATGNILIAPERAQDGPSQEWTAEKMTHYSREGKHVFLELVRPSKSVDFHAGAKDTAEEIVGALGELAGAVRAEGLREVILAGSGKAQKKGQVLYDFMAQGDDEVTVAVGDDVIIIDDTKSEEWWQVRRVKNGKEGVVPSSYIEVTGSIAPPASNTGLNAAKSTVEQNRLEEIRLTKEAVKAAQRDSSQQVGPGMPLPKRGSSLMARENGNNYGQRSKRENGRGEGGSQGRSGKSKPDPAKVRTWTDRSKSFSVDAQFLGLKDGKINLHKMNGVKIAVPVAKMSVEDLEYVERATGISLDEDKPLSNVKKARASQARNSPPAGIGASVGQSQKPEYDWFQFFLTCDVAVGLCERYAQAFAKDSMDESVLPDVDASVLRNLGLREGDILKVMRTLDQKFGRVKNGADKANGEGDGASGGLFSGPGGALRNNTRKGRPAPAVQTSDVVDPKAFTAKGSSPSEDTDSKSPASASTATAKTISGFDDDAWDVKPAKQPQEPPRPAAAPTPASTQPPEQQTPPPQLPALTGSMQELSLLSKPLEPQRTAQPPAPSPVVVQPPAPVQAPQPTGATPSFFDTIRPSSTGLPTSQQATQRQRPAPPPSMATTGSLMLPPPSRPLSAPQTAQQSAFAPPPLMPQMTGVSHQTFQSQVAPPGQSMNDLNQARLQQQYTMQQQQQQQPQMPQQQMNAYPVPQQQPVPGVMGFNPGMQQTGGQFMQSMQQPMMTGAPSQSPFADPQRQSQFSPMQAQPTGFPGQFGQLQGFNAQPTGSINSFLPPAMEPQRTGMPGFQPQQTGMGGFNNMGSAGLQAPVQPLQPQKTGPPPPVRFGVTGDAKKLMPQATGRRANLSQASQYTHSHLQGSCRILLTGISSSQQPLRFLIAYPSPFLMDSSSGLERANPLAAFPPF